From Actinopolyspora lacussalsi, a single genomic window includes:
- a CDS encoding 1-phosphofructokinase (product_source=KO:K00882; cath_funfam=3.40.1190.20; cog=COG1105; ko=KO:K00882; pfam=PF00294; superfamily=53613; tigrfam=TIGR03168) yields the protein MIVTVTPNPSLDRSVLLDRLDRGEVHRAGGVHVDPGGKGVNVARVLTAADHSAVAVLPTGGVEGNSLAELLAPEAVSVVEVPVEAATRSNLTLVEADGTTTKINEPGNALTTGELEALRTRLGEVATRARWVVASGSLPHGCPDDYYAGLVRTARGAGAKVAVDSSGAALAEACAAGPDLLAPNLAELTELAGHRPADLAEVAATARAVRSEGTGSVLVTLGEHGALLVEDESAWFGTSNARRVRSTVGAGDAALAGYLLAGGDGPEALRSAVAYGSAAVELPGSRMPTPKELRIEQVRITEVDESGRLDPMSP from the coding sequence ATGATCGTCACCGTCACTCCCAACCCCAGTCTGGATCGCAGCGTACTGCTCGATCGTCTCGATCGGGGGGAGGTTCACCGCGCCGGTGGAGTACACGTGGACCCCGGCGGCAAAGGGGTCAACGTCGCCCGCGTGTTGACCGCGGCCGATCACAGCGCCGTGGCGGTACTACCGACCGGAGGGGTCGAGGGCAACAGCCTCGCCGAGCTGCTCGCGCCGGAGGCCGTCTCCGTCGTCGAGGTGCCCGTGGAGGCCGCCACCCGCAGCAACCTCACCCTGGTCGAGGCCGACGGGACCACCACCAAGATCAACGAGCCCGGGAACGCGTTGACCACCGGCGAGCTGGAAGCGTTGCGCACCCGGTTGGGTGAGGTGGCCACGCGAGCGCGATGGGTGGTGGCGAGTGGGAGCCTGCCGCACGGTTGCCCCGACGACTACTACGCCGGTCTGGTGCGAACCGCTCGCGGGGCCGGCGCGAAGGTCGCGGTGGACTCCTCGGGGGCCGCGCTGGCCGAGGCGTGCGCGGCGGGGCCCGACCTGCTCGCCCCCAACCTGGCGGAACTGACCGAACTCGCGGGACACCGGCCCGCTGACCTCGCAGAAGTGGCCGCCACCGCACGAGCGGTTCGCTCCGAGGGCACCGGTTCCGTGCTGGTCACCCTCGGCGAGCACGGCGCACTGCTCGTCGAGGACGAGTCTGCCTGGTTTGGCACGAGCAACGCTCGAAGGGTGCGCAGCACGGTCGGTGCGGGTGATGCCGCGCTGGCCGGGTACCTGCTCGCGGGCGGAGACGGACCGGAAGCCTTGCGCTCCGCCGTGGCCTACGGCTCGGCAGCCGTGGAACTGCCGGGCAGCAGGATGCCCACCCCGAAAGAGCTGCGGATCGAACAGGTGCGGATCACCGAAGTCGACGAATCAGGTCGGCTCGACCCCATGTCGCCGTAA
- a CDS encoding uncharacterized protein YbjT (DUF2867 family) (product_source=COG0702; cath_funfam=3.40.50.720; cog=COG0702; pfam=PF13460; superfamily=51735) produces MSRTLLITGATGTVSSALLEALRHSELEPRALVRDEAKAEQFEARGIRAVVGDLDDARSLPAAFEGVQDLWLLTPNSPRAPENNMNAVWAARRAGVERVVRLSAIGAAHDAPTRSGRLHALSDRETERSGMYWTILQPHWFMQNLLNEAGDIAAEGAFSLNMGQERLGMIDVRDIAEFAARVLTTEPDRHHGKTYTPTGPRSLSFTEVAEQLGRTLGREIRYVPTADEIERKTLLDIGVPEWMTEMLIEYGQAYATGWGDFTTNDFQNVVGHQPRGFADFAHDHVDSFAPAHR; encoded by the coding sequence TTGAGTCGAACCCTGTTGATCACCGGAGCCACCGGCACCGTGTCCAGTGCCCTGCTGGAGGCCCTGCGGCACTCCGAGCTCGAACCACGGGCGTTGGTCCGCGACGAGGCGAAGGCCGAGCAATTCGAGGCACGGGGTATACGGGCCGTCGTCGGCGACCTCGACGACGCCCGGTCGTTGCCGGCGGCCTTCGAGGGCGTGCAGGATCTGTGGCTGCTGACCCCGAACAGTCCCCGGGCACCCGAGAACAACATGAACGCCGTCTGGGCCGCGCGTCGGGCGGGCGTGGAACGGGTGGTTCGCCTGTCGGCGATCGGTGCGGCCCATGACGCGCCGACCCGCAGCGGACGGTTGCACGCACTGTCCGATCGCGAGACCGAACGATCCGGCATGTACTGGACGATCCTGCAACCCCACTGGTTCATGCAGAACCTGCTCAACGAGGCAGGCGACATCGCGGCCGAGGGAGCGTTCTCCCTCAACATGGGCCAGGAACGGCTGGGGATGATCGACGTTCGCGACATCGCCGAGTTCGCCGCGCGGGTACTCACCACGGAACCGGACCGCCATCACGGCAAGACCTACACCCCGACCGGGCCGCGCTCGCTGTCCTTCACGGAGGTAGCCGAACAGCTCGGTCGAACGCTCGGACGAGAGATCCGCTACGTGCCGACGGCCGACGAGATCGAGCGCAAGACCCTGCTCGACATCGGCGTGCCGGAATGGATGACCGAGATGCTCATCGAGTACGGGCAAGCCTACGCGACCGGGTGGGGTGACTTCACGACGAACGATTTCCAGAACGTCGTGGGCCACCAGCCCCGTGGCTTCGCCGACTTCGCACACGACCACGTCGACAGCTTCGCCCCGGCACACCGATAA
- a CDS encoding superfamily II RNA helicase (product_source=COG4581; cath_funfam=3.40.50.300; cog=COG4581; pfam=PF00270,PF00271,PF12029; smart=SM00487,SM00490; superfamily=52540): MTLTDQLPPTPDTDPDALLDGFTSWTAEQGFELYPAQEEALMEVVSGSNVIVSTPTGSGKSLIAVGAHFTALANKQRSFYTAPIKALVSEKFFSLVDQFGADNVGMLTGDSSVNPDAPIICCTAEILANIALRDGERAEVGQVVMDEFHFYAEPQRGWAWQVPMLELPQAQFVLMSATLGDVTGFKKDLTRRTGRETAVVSSAERPVPLTFRYAMTPLHETIEELLNGRQAPIYVVYFNQASAVEQAQALVSMNVASRAERDAIAEKLGDFRFTAGFGKTLSRLIRHGIGVHHAGMLPRYRRLVEQLAQAGLLKVICGTDTLGVGINVPIRTVLLTGLTKFDGSRTRHLKAREFHQVAGRAGRAGYDTDGYVVVQAPEHVIENERALAKAGDDPKKRRKVVKKKAPEGFVSWGQKTFDKLVEAEPEPLTSSFNVTHAMLLNVISRPGDTYAAMRELLTDNHEDRPAQRKHMLRAISIYRALVAAGVVEQLNEPDEQGRLVRVTMDLQFDFALNQPLSPFALAAIELLDPASPSYAVDVLSIIEATLDDPRQVLGAQQAKERGEAIARMKAEGVEYEQRMEMIEDITHPQPLAEMLEAAYETYRQGHPWVSEHELSPKSVARDMYERAMNFVEFVNHYGLARSEGLVLRYLADVYKALRHTVPDDAKSEELGDIIEWLGELVRQVDSSLLDEWERLRNPGEDDSGAETVDEGPAKLTDNKRAFRVQVRNAMFRRVELAARERFDELGELDGEEGWKAEDWQAALDEYFAEHEELGTDADARGPSLFMVTEKSERWLVRQVFSDPEGNNDWGISAEIDLPASDEAGVAVVRVTDVGRFDQY, encoded by the coding sequence ATGACGCTTACCGACCAGCTTCCCCCGACACCCGACACCGATCCGGACGCCCTGCTCGACGGGTTCACCAGCTGGACCGCCGAACAGGGGTTCGAGCTCTATCCCGCGCAGGAAGAGGCGCTGATGGAGGTCGTGTCCGGCTCCAACGTGATCGTCAGCACCCCGACGGGTTCGGGGAAAAGCCTGATCGCGGTCGGTGCGCACTTCACCGCCCTGGCGAACAAGCAGCGCAGTTTCTACACCGCGCCGATCAAGGCGCTGGTCTCGGAGAAGTTCTTCTCGCTGGTGGACCAGTTCGGTGCCGACAACGTCGGGATGCTGACCGGCGACAGCAGCGTCAACCCGGACGCGCCGATCATCTGCTGCACCGCCGAGATCCTGGCCAACATCGCGCTGCGCGACGGCGAACGCGCCGAGGTCGGCCAGGTGGTCATGGACGAGTTCCACTTCTACGCCGAGCCCCAGCGTGGCTGGGCGTGGCAGGTGCCGATGCTGGAGCTGCCGCAGGCCCAGTTCGTGCTGATGTCGGCGACCCTCGGTGACGTCACCGGTTTCAAGAAGGATCTCACGCGCCGTACCGGTCGTGAGACCGCCGTGGTCAGTTCCGCCGAACGTCCGGTGCCACTGACCTTCCGGTACGCGATGACCCCGCTGCACGAGACGATCGAGGAGCTTCTCAACGGCAGGCAGGCCCCGATCTACGTGGTCTACTTCAACCAGGCCTCCGCGGTGGAGCAGGCGCAGGCGTTGGTCAGTATGAACGTGGCCAGCCGTGCCGAGCGCGACGCCATAGCCGAAAAGCTCGGCGACTTCCGGTTCACGGCGGGGTTCGGCAAGACACTGTCCAGGTTGATCCGACACGGCATCGGCGTGCACCACGCGGGTATGCTGCCGCGTTACCGCCGGCTGGTCGAGCAGCTCGCACAGGCGGGACTGCTCAAGGTCATCTGCGGTACCGACACGCTCGGGGTGGGGATCAACGTCCCCATCCGCACCGTGCTGCTGACCGGGTTGACCAAGTTCGACGGCAGCCGCACCCGCCACCTCAAGGCCAGGGAGTTCCACCAGGTCGCGGGCCGGGCGGGCCGCGCGGGGTACGACACCGACGGTTATGTGGTGGTACAGGCTCCCGAGCACGTCATCGAGAACGAACGCGCCCTGGCCAAGGCCGGCGACGATCCCAAGAAACGCCGCAAGGTCGTCAAGAAGAAGGCGCCCGAGGGCTTCGTCTCCTGGGGACAGAAGACCTTCGACAAACTGGTCGAGGCCGAGCCGGAACCGTTGACGTCGAGCTTCAACGTCACCCACGCCATGCTGCTCAACGTGATCAGCCGACCCGGCGACACCTACGCTGCGATGCGCGAGCTGCTCACCGACAACCACGAGGACCGTCCGGCCCAGCGCAAGCACATGTTGCGGGCCATCTCCATCTACCGTGCGCTCGTGGCCGCCGGGGTGGTCGAGCAGTTGAACGAGCCGGACGAGCAGGGCAGGCTGGTCCGGGTCACCATGGACCTGCAGTTCGACTTCGCGCTGAATCAGCCGCTGTCGCCGTTCGCGTTGGCCGCGATCGAACTGCTCGATCCGGCTTCGCCCAGCTACGCGGTGGACGTGCTGTCGATCATCGAGGCCACTCTGGACGATCCGCGTCAGGTGCTGGGCGCGCAGCAGGCCAAGGAACGCGGTGAGGCCATCGCGCGGATGAAGGCCGAGGGCGTCGAGTACGAGCAGCGCATGGAGATGATCGAGGACATCACCCATCCGCAGCCGCTGGCCGAGATGCTCGAGGCCGCTTACGAGACCTATCGGCAGGGGCATCCCTGGGTCTCCGAGCACGAGCTCTCCCCCAAGTCCGTGGCCAGGGACATGTACGAGCGGGCGATGAACTTCGTGGAGTTCGTCAACCACTACGGGCTGGCACGTTCGGAAGGGCTGGTACTGCGGTACCTCGCGGACGTCTACAAGGCGCTGCGGCACACCGTGCCCGACGACGCAAAGAGCGAGGAGCTCGGCGACATCATCGAGTGGCTCGGCGAGCTGGTGCGTCAGGTGGACTCCAGCCTGCTCGACGAGTGGGAGCGGCTGCGCAATCCGGGCGAGGACGATTCCGGCGCCGAGACCGTCGACGAGGGGCCCGCCAAGCTCACCGACAACAAGCGGGCCTTCCGAGTGCAGGTCCGCAACGCCATGTTCCGGCGCGTGGAGCTGGCCGCGCGGGAGCGGTTCGACGAACTCGGCGAACTCGACGGGGAGGAAGGCTGGAAGGCCGAGGACTGGCAGGCCGCGCTCGACGAGTACTTCGCTGAACACGAGGAGCTCGGTACCGATGCCGACGCTCGTGGTCCGAGCCTGTTCATGGTCACCGAGAAGTCCGAGCGGTGGTTGGTGCGCCAGGTCTTCAGTGATCCGGAGGGCAACAACGACTGGGGGATCAGCGCCGAGATCGACCTGCCCGCTTCGGACGAGGCGGGCGTCGCTGTGGTTCGCGTCACCGACGTGGGCCGGTTCGACCAGTACTGA
- a CDS encoding DeoR family fructose operon transcriptional repressor (product_source=KO:K03436; cath_funfam=1.10.10.10,3.40.50.1360; cog=COG1349; ko=KO:K03436; pfam=PF00455,PF08220; smart=SM00420,SM01134; superfamily=100950,46785) — MYGAERRQVLVQRARRDGRIDVAAASTELEVAPETIRRDLGTLERQGLLRRVYGGAIPQERLDFEPGVSQRDQTAAAEKDRVARAALDLVPERGTLLLDAGTTTSRVAGLLPTDRELTVVTNSLPVANQLANRGNLDLHLLGGRVRGTTLAAVESWALSVLDGLTIDVGLLGTNGFSAERGCTTPDSAESAVKSAMVRSCRERVLLADNTKYGRDHFSRFAEISDLDVLITNSGLHETAVSELRECGTDVVLT, encoded by the coding sequence ATGTACGGGGCGGAGCGTCGGCAGGTGCTGGTGCAGCGGGCACGCCGCGACGGTCGTATCGACGTCGCGGCGGCGTCCACGGAGCTCGAGGTAGCGCCGGAGACCATTCGACGCGACCTCGGCACGTTGGAACGCCAAGGGCTACTGCGCCGCGTGTACGGCGGGGCGATCCCGCAGGAACGGCTCGACTTCGAACCGGGTGTCTCACAGCGGGACCAGACAGCCGCGGCGGAAAAGGACCGAGTGGCACGCGCCGCGCTGGACCTGGTGCCCGAAAGGGGGACGCTGCTGTTGGACGCGGGAACCACCACGAGCCGGGTGGCGGGCCTGCTGCCCACCGACCGCGAGCTGACAGTGGTCACCAACTCGCTTCCGGTGGCCAACCAGTTGGCCAACCGTGGCAACCTCGACCTGCATCTGCTCGGCGGTCGGGTGCGAGGCACCACGCTGGCAGCTGTCGAGTCCTGGGCACTGAGCGTGCTGGACGGTCTGACCATCGACGTCGGTCTGCTCGGCACGAACGGTTTCTCCGCCGAGCGGGGCTGCACCACCCCGGACAGCGCGGAAAGCGCGGTGAAATCGGCGATGGTGCGATCCTGCCGCGAACGAGTCCTGCTGGCCGACAACACCAAGTACGGACGCGACCACTTCAGCCGTTTCGCCGAGATATCCGATCTCGATGTGCTGATCACCAACAGTGGTTTGCACGAGACGGCGGTGTCCGAGCTGCGCGAGTGCGGAACGGACGTGGTACTGACATGA
- a CDS encoding PTS system fructose-specific IIA component (product_source=KO:K02768; cath_funfam=3.40.930.10; cog=COG1762; ko=KO:K02768; pfam=PF00359; superfamily=55804; tigrfam=TIGR00848), with translation MSSELITTELVDLDLPDTDRRAAVRSLADRLVNAERVTDIERFLDDVEAREQQMATGMRGGIGIPHCRSAAVTAPSLAFGRSSTGIDFGAEDGPANLIFLIAAPEGGDSDHMAVLASLARRLMRGEFKRTLLDADDPAVVASYVREEVKP, from the coding sequence ATGAGCAGTGAACTGATCACCACCGAACTGGTCGATTTGGACCTGCCGGACACGGATCGCCGTGCCGCGGTCCGCTCATTGGCCGATCGACTGGTCAACGCCGAACGCGTCACCGACATCGAACGTTTCCTCGACGATGTCGAGGCCCGCGAACAACAGATGGCCACCGGCATGCGGGGTGGTATCGGCATCCCGCACTGTCGCTCGGCTGCCGTGACCGCTCCGAGCCTGGCGTTCGGGCGCAGCTCCACGGGGATCGACTTCGGCGCCGAGGACGGTCCGGCGAATCTGATCTTTCTGATAGCCGCCCCGGAAGGCGGGGATTCGGACCACATGGCGGTGCTGGCCTCGCTGGCACGTCGACTGATGCGGGGAGAGTTCAAACGAACCCTGCTCGACGCGGACGACCCGGCCGTGGTCGCTTCCTACGTGCGTGAGGAGGTAAAACCTTGA
- a CDS encoding DNA-binding transcriptional ArsR family regulator (product_source=COG0640; cath_funfam=1.10.10.10; cog=COG0640; pfam=PF01022; smart=SM00418; superfamily=46785) translates to MGHGLRDVPTPTARLDQSSAATVAETLQALATPSRLLILSELRQGARSVNQLAEAVGMGQSAVSHQLRVLRSLWLVKGDRAGRAVVYSLYDSHVAQFFDEAVNRVEHLHPASLER, encoded by the coding sequence ATGGGTCACGGACTCCGCGACGTTCCCACTCCGACCGCAAGACTGGATCAGAGCTCGGCCGCCACTGTCGCCGAGACGCTGCAGGCGCTGGCCACACCGTCACGCCTGCTGATTCTGAGTGAGCTGCGGCAGGGAGCGCGGTCGGTGAATCAACTGGCGGAAGCGGTGGGAATGGGGCAGTCCGCGGTGTCGCACCAGCTGCGCGTGCTGCGATCCCTCTGGTTGGTCAAGGGTGACCGTGCGGGCAGGGCAGTGGTGTACTCGCTCTACGACTCGCACGTCGCGCAGTTCTTCGACGAGGCGGTCAATCGGGTCGAACACCTGCACCCCGCATCACTGGAACGCTAG
- a CDS encoding Ohr subfamily peroxiredoxin (product_source=TIGR03561; cath_funfam=3.30.300.20; cog=COG1764; pfam=PF02566; superfamily=82784; tigrfam=TIGR03561) yields MTALYTAEATASGEGRDGRTRSSDGVLDLGLSVPKELGGPGGEATNPEQLFAAGYAACFHSALRVVARRAGVSVDDSTVTARVGMGPNGNGGYGLSLSLRVGLPGLDRQRALELAEAADGVCPYSNAVRGNVDIELEVE; encoded by the coding sequence ATGACAGCGTTGTACACGGCAGAGGCCACCGCCAGCGGCGAAGGACGGGACGGTCGTACCCGTTCCTCGGACGGTGTGCTCGACCTCGGGTTGTCCGTGCCCAAGGAACTCGGTGGTCCGGGGGGAGAGGCGACCAATCCGGAACAGCTCTTCGCTGCCGGATACGCGGCTTGCTTCCACAGTGCGCTGCGGGTGGTCGCCCGCCGTGCCGGGGTGAGTGTGGACGACTCCACCGTCACCGCGCGAGTCGGCATGGGACCGAACGGCAACGGTGGATACGGGCTGAGCCTCTCGCTGCGTGTCGGGCTTCCCGGACTCGACCGGCAGCGGGCACTCGAACTCGCCGAAGCGGCCGACGGGGTCTGTCCCTACTCCAACGCGGTGCGCGGCAACGTCGACATCGAGCTCGAGGTCGAGTGA
- a CDS encoding PTS system fructose-specific IIC component (product_source=KO:K02770; cath_funfam=3.40.50.2300; cog=COG1299,COG1445; ko=KO:K02770; pfam=PF02302; superfamily=52794; tigrfam=TIGR00829,TIGR01427; transmembrane_helix_parts=Inside_1_135,TMhelix_136_158,Outside_159_182,TMhelix_183_205,Inside_206_217,TMhelix_218_240,Outside_241_259,TMhelix_260_282,Inside_283_294,TMhelix_295_317,Outside_318_343,TMhelix_344_366,Inside_367_404,TMhelix_405_427,Outside_428_441,TMhelix_442_464,Inside_465_487) produces MKFVAVTACPTGIAHTYMAAEALEQAARDRGDELSVETQGAAGSDPLSEQDIAAADAVILAADVGVGERDRFTGKPVVEASVKQAVDSAASLLERAATAEPVRTGAEADRSSPEPATKVSANASAGARLRQWLMTGVSYVIPFVAAGGLLIALSFALGGYQITEAPDVTERFDPASLTSWAALANQIGTAAFEFLVPVLAGFIAFAMAERPALVPGFVGGAAAVAVGAGFLGGLIAGLLAGGVVAGLRRIKVPSAVAGIMPVVVIPLFGSMVVGTLMFVVLGKPIAAAMTALTDWLNGLSGANAMLLGAVLGGMIAFDLGGPVNKVAYTFAVGGLTTGSETALEIMAAVMAAGMVPPLAMALAATVRAGAFSAAERESSRPAWLLGVSFITEGAIPFAASDPLRVIPSMIAGSASAGALSMFFGATLRAPHGGLFVLPLVGSPLLYAVAILAGVVVAASVVIATKTFVGRGATSKERAPETERAVAA; encoded by the coding sequence TTGAAGTTCGTTGCCGTGACCGCGTGTCCCACCGGAATAGCGCACACCTACATGGCTGCCGAGGCGCTGGAACAGGCCGCTCGTGACCGGGGTGACGAGCTCAGCGTCGAGACGCAGGGGGCGGCCGGTTCCGATCCGTTGTCCGAACAGGACATAGCCGCCGCCGACGCCGTGATTCTGGCCGCCGACGTCGGGGTCGGCGAACGCGACAGGTTCACCGGCAAGCCCGTCGTCGAGGCGAGCGTGAAACAGGCCGTCGACAGTGCCGCTTCCCTGCTCGAACGCGCCGCGACGGCCGAGCCGGTCCGCACCGGGGCCGAAGCGGACCGCTCGAGCCCCGAACCGGCCACCAAGGTCTCCGCCAACGCCTCGGCGGGCGCTAGGCTGCGGCAGTGGCTGATGACGGGCGTCAGTTACGTGATCCCGTTCGTCGCGGCCGGTGGGCTGTTGATCGCGCTGAGCTTCGCGTTGGGCGGTTACCAGATCACCGAAGCGCCGGACGTCACCGAACGGTTCGATCCGGCGAGTCTGACCAGCTGGGCCGCGTTGGCGAACCAGATCGGCACTGCCGCTTTCGAGTTCCTCGTCCCGGTGCTCGCCGGTTTCATCGCGTTCGCGATGGCCGAGCGCCCCGCCCTGGTTCCCGGTTTCGTGGGTGGTGCCGCCGCCGTCGCGGTGGGGGCGGGTTTCCTCGGCGGTCTGATCGCGGGACTGCTGGCAGGCGGTGTCGTCGCCGGTCTGCGCCGGATCAAAGTGCCCTCGGCCGTCGCGGGCATCATGCCGGTGGTCGTGATACCCCTGTTCGGCTCGATGGTGGTCGGCACCCTGATGTTCGTGGTGCTCGGCAAACCCATCGCCGCCGCGATGACCGCTCTCACGGACTGGCTCAACGGGCTCAGCGGTGCGAACGCGATGCTGCTGGGCGCGGTGCTCGGTGGAATGATCGCTTTCGACCTCGGCGGTCCCGTCAACAAGGTCGCCTACACCTTCGCGGTCGGCGGGCTGACCACCGGTAGCGAGACGGCGTTAGAGATCATGGCCGCCGTGATGGCGGCGGGGATGGTGCCACCGTTGGCGATGGCACTGGCCGCGACCGTGCGCGCCGGGGCGTTCTCCGCCGCCGAGCGGGAGAGCTCACGTCCCGCCTGGCTGCTGGGAGTCTCGTTCATCACCGAGGGGGCGATCCCGTTCGCCGCTTCGGACCCCCTGCGGGTCATCCCCTCCATGATCGCCGGATCGGCGAGCGCGGGCGCGCTGTCCATGTTCTTCGGCGCGACGCTGCGCGCGCCGCACGGTGGGCTGTTCGTGCTGCCGCTGGTCGGCAGTCCGCTGCTGTACGCGGTGGCGATCCTCGCGGGGGTGGTGGTGGCCGCGTCCGTGGTGATCGCTACCAAGACGTTCGTGGGACGCGGGGCGACGTCGAAGGAACGGGCCCCGGAGACCGAAAGGGCCGTTGCCGCCTGA
- a CDS encoding phosphocarrier protein (product_source=KO:K11189; cath_funfam=3.30.1340.10; cog=COG1925; ko=KO:K11189; pfam=PF00381; superfamily=55594; tigrfam=TIGR01003) translates to MHQRRVTIASKVGLHARPAGLLATNAAAQPLPVTIAKVTDGTPGGPVDAASVLGLMTLGAEHGDEVELAAEGDGAEAVLDELVELLARDLDGEPTS, encoded by the coding sequence ATGCACCAGCGTCGCGTGACGATCGCGTCGAAGGTCGGACTGCACGCACGCCCCGCGGGACTGTTGGCGACGAACGCGGCCGCACAACCGCTGCCGGTGACCATCGCCAAGGTCACCGACGGCACGCCGGGCGGACCGGTGGATGCCGCGAGTGTGCTGGGACTCATGACGCTCGGGGCCGAGCACGGCGACGAGGTCGAACTGGCCGCCGAGGGAGACGGTGCCGAAGCGGTGCTGGACGAGCTGGTGGAACTGCTGGCCCGCGACCTCGACGGGGAGCCCACCTCCTGA